Proteins from a single region of Neodiprion virginianus isolate iyNeoVirg1 chromosome 4, iyNeoVirg1.1, whole genome shotgun sequence:
- the LOC124303826 gene encoding uncharacterized protein LOC124303826 isoform X2, whose amino-acid sequence MILTFFYMVATWVQAWRLSSLRTRLAAILQNSNSPTPTIVFYINSIGCVNQESSVAKSASSHSNGSTDSLSSELCNNRSLAKLGDLLWYQGDKQLCSVYPQQKVNVSDWLKFPLGKTVFPLCMHNYSKDAALRECRMHVLVEAKLDHYNPTASIKATKLEDYGTVVAWTSNTYIALILEMDLDYLTKLSTALMHGQQFINNGLYLTRVQSVVVDGKPCVYNSDKLESFHKNKLIGKAQWNAQVKKLRIFSSTARIVSQQGIPIEVEETPGVYISPGNETPTLHAPTILEITIPSDTVAIQSMSDAPFPSTPPPTPASASAVINGTVSRLSQELSGSLEFSPTSSLDAPTVLSISPSPSKSHDLALIDSVESNLTKSVVVIDSIPPECLDVVPSDCLTKTPSPKSLPLTSTANYSPSKKAVTGSGNYAKPPNILLYADSTIAIDNVKRVLEAILNRNKYTIYTLSSDEACSDVWMDQARLVVVCGNVGVDVASQLVEYMVRGGRLLALCSDTLHTLLPTFKTAEVREHELVRFSYGKWKHVRMMHHIFCYQASPAKSRFSQDHEDVKVSAPMTPASANVRDKAGKTHTFHVRVLGSEETWHTPSLLLANLPATGGKAVFSQIHLEVDPSQYEFEESKFSALKQSNSARLEIFSDLLSSHLGMDVCSEPRVLPAYSPGFFLGRHELKLEMLEKLKDRMLPNDIIKTGKLEIQFCGRSTQGISASASVLPVMIHQCPDNFSTVEYFENLSSEELGRLVIYADVMTSSMDVVANCQLHHGLAVIPCQQVSGQGKFKKYTTVEPRVIGVGLSGERINRVLSSGSVLYLSNWVRSRVPGAKLVRTRNTLTAFAVVLKRAQICYNTRSSYIACHAQ is encoded by the exons ATGATCTTAACATTTTTCTACATGGTGGCAACGTGGGTTCAAGCCTGGAGGCTATCATCATTGAGAACTCGCCTAGCTGCTATTCtccaaaattcaaattcacccACTCCAACCATAGTCTTTTACATCAATTCCATTGGTTGTGTAAATCAAG AATCCAGTGTAGCAAAAAGTGCATCCAGTCATAGCAACGGTAGCACCGACAGTCTCAGTTCAGAATTATGTAACAACAGAAGTCTTGCTAAACTAGGGGATCTCCTTTGGTATCAAGGAGATAAACAACTATGCTCCGTATACCCACAA CAAAAAGTAAATGTGTCAGACTGGCTAAAGTTCCCTCTTGGAAAGACAGTGTTTCCTCTGTGTATGCACAACTACAGTAAAGATGCTGCCCTCCGAGAATGTAGGATGCATGTGCTTGTAGAAGCTAAATTAGATCACTATAATCCCACCGCATCTATCAAGGCAACAAAG CTTGAGGATTATGGCACAGTCGTGGCCTGGACATCGAACACATACATAGCCCTTATACTTGAAATGGATTTAGATTATCTGACCAAATTGTCTACAGCATTGATGCACGGACAACAGTTCATCAATAATGGGCTTTACTTAACTCGAGTACAAT CTGTAGTTGTCGATGGGAAGCCATGTGTTTACAACAGTGATAAGCTTGAATCATTTCATAAGAACA AGTTGATAGGAAAAGCACAATGGAATGCTCAAGTGAAAAAACTACGAATATTTAGTAGTACTGCCAGGATAGTATCACAGCAAGGAATACCTATCGAGGTGGAAGAAACACCAGGAGTTTATATATCCCCTGGAAATGAGACTCCTACACTTCATGCTCCAACAATATTGGAAATTACAATACCTTCAGATACAGTAG CTATACAGAGTATGTCAGATGCTCCTTTTCCTTCAACACCGCCACCTACCCCGGCGTCCGCATCTGCAGTTATCAACGGGACAGTGTCAAGATTATCACAAGAATTGAGTGGGTCCTTAGAATTTAGTCCAACATCATCACTGGATGCACCGACAGTTTTGTCTATTAGTCCAAGCCCATCAAAATCCCACGACCTTGCTTTAATTGATTCTGTTGAATCAAATCTGACGAAATCTGTCGTAGTTATTGATTCAATTCCACCAGAATGTTTGGATGTAGTACCGAGTGATTGTCTTACTAAAACACCATCACCAAAGTCACTGCCGCTCACCAGTACAGCAAA CTATTCACCATCAAAGAAAGCAGTCACTGGATCAGGGAATTATGCCAAACCTCCGAACATACTTCTTTATGCAGACAGTACCATCGCGATCGATAATGTGAAGCGTGTGCTGGAAGCTATTCTGAACAGGAATAA gTACACGATATACACACTGTCTAGTGACGAAGCGTGCAGTGATGTCTGGATGGATCAAGCCAGATTAGTAGTTGTATGTGGAAATGTTGGAGTGGACGTTGCGTCTCAGCTGGTTGAGTACATGGTGCGAGGTGGGAGGCTGCTCGCTCTATGCTCTGACACGCTCCATACATTATTGCCAACATTCAAAACAGCTGAAGTACGCGAACATGAGCTGGTTCGCTTTTCGTATGGCAAATGGAAACATGTCCGTATGATGCATCATATTTTTTGCTATCAAGCTTCTCCTGCAAAATCCAGGTTCTCCCAAGATCATGAAGATGTCAA AGTATCGGCACCGATGACACCTGCTTCAGCAAATGTACGTGATAAAGCAGGCAAAACGCACACCTTCCATGTGAGAGTATTAGGGTCTGAAGAAACATGGCACACACCGAGTCTTCTACTGGCTAATCTTCCAGCTACTGGTGGCAAAGCTGTATTTTCTCAGATTCATCTGGAAGTGGATCCCTCACAGTatgaatttgaagagagcAAATTTTCAGCTCTAAAACAGAGTAATTCAGCAAGACTTGAAATATTCAGTGATCTGCTAAGCTCACATCTTGGAATGGATGTCTGTTCCGAACCCCGTGTACTTCCAGCTTACAGCCCTGGTTTTTTCTTGGGGCGACATGAG CTTAAGTTAGAAATGCTGGAGAAGTTAAAAGATAGGATGCTACCGAATGACATAATAAAAACTGGAAAATTGGAGATTCAGTTTTGTGGAAGAAGCACGCAGGGTATTTCCGCATCAGCATCGGTTTTACCAGTAATGATTCACCAGTGTCCGGATAATTTTTCTACTGTTGAATATTTTGag AATTTAAGTTCAGAAGAACTGGGTCGCTTAGTGATATATGCTGATGTAATGACATCGTCAATGGACGTTGTAGCAAATTGTCAACTACATCATGGACTGGCTGTAATTCCATGTCAGCAGGTCAGCGGACAAggtaagtttaaaaaatacactACAGTAGAACCCCGAGTAATTGGAGTTGGCTTATCCGGGGAGCGGATTAATCGGGTCCTCTCGAGCGGCTCTGTGCTTTACCTTAGCAACTGGGTACGGTCGCGTGTGCCAGGCGCGAAACTGGTCCGAACTCGCAATACACTCACGGCATTTGCGGTTGTCTTGAAACGGGCTCAGATTTGTTACAATACACGTAGTTCGTATATAGCATGTCATGCTCAGTAA
- the LOC124303829 gene encoding GRIP and coiled-coil domain-containing protein 2-like isoform X1 — MENETPKAESSEASKSTSVASETPTKPEEKESLEERYNKFRIYAVKLRHKVSDLTEQLQKSEAEKNKIISDKEELQNRIIQISDNAKKLQTIQSEYDKVQDNLEQVKDENKKLSKNLESLCMDNSSLKETLYEKKDTITRLTTEVDRFTKEQSRLETLVKQCQDTIKELKDERKAEIMIREQKDKEYEEMKISLNLEKEAHKTTKAKLEATKQECNTKSVLSLELHNYEKSVEDLKTKLEDESSKRNNVQKTVDKHLETISNLERQISELKDTCLAKANQITVLGEKNEAIKQEMCEIKRKAEDEKKIMDKLNNELKILSQEKHELSTKINNLTSELDIAMNDAKYQKRQFDGQIKTLESEITRLNAVIVRGHQELEALHEEFTGYKLRAQSVLRTKQSQGKDGGRSIVEVEEELEHARTHAALLRDKLDSYTLQIENLRREIAVVEEERNHAIQNEQECNQKISMLRQELSSVTEQLRSSANKIQEMERQHKEEIDSIQTTHKHETFELEEKYRQEFQNMQMEKQKIILEGLNDTKINKNYSDKSVEHYSELEHDPRSSGIALLEREEGEGSESVDSSSSLVVNTEKHRKHPLMSLDELLNSPDDYHTTVMPPMSLTVDRQTYEVCERRVKHLTVLLADAERDIAKLTQLNQLLKEDIRTQQRSIEREKHGNNFEYLKNIVFKFITLKNGDERSHLIPVLNTILKLSPEETQKLNAVAGVSGRNWIPGIPIPGWNHY; from the exons ATGGAAAATGAAACCCCTAAGGCTGAAAGTAGTGAG GCGTCAAAGTCGACGTCAGTTGCTAGCGAGACTCCTACAAAGCCTGAGGAAAAAGAGTCCCTCGAAGAACGGTATAACAAG TTTCGAATTTATGCCGTCAAGTTAAGACACAAGGTCTCTGATCTCACTGAACAGCTTCAAAAATCCGAAGctgagaagaataaaattatatcagACAAAGAAGAACTTCAAAatcgaattattcaaatttcagatAATGCCAAGAAATTACAG ACAATTCAGTCTGAGTACGACAAGGTACAGGACAACTTGGAACAGGTGAAAGATGAGAACAAGAAGTTGTCGAAGAATCTGGAGAGTTTGTGCATGGATAACTCGTCCTTGAAAGAGActttatatgaaaaaaaagacacaaTCACTCGTTTGACTACTGAAGTTGATCGTTTCACCAAGGAGCAGTCTAGACTCGAAACTCTTGTCAAACAATGTCAAGATACAATAAAAGAGTTGAAGGACGAGAGAAAAGCGGAAATAATGATCAGAGAACAGAAAGATAAAGAAtatgaagaaatgaaaattagccTCAACTTGGAGAAAGAAGCTCACAAAACAACTAAGGCTAAACTTGAGGCTACAAAGCAAGAATGTAATACCAAAAGTGTCCTTTCCTTAGAACTGCACAATTATGAG AAAAGTGTCGAAGACTTGAAAACAAAGCTTGAAGATGAATCTTCTAAGCGAAACAACGTGCAAAAAACTGTGGACAAACATTTGgaaacaatttcaaacttgGAAAGGCAAATCTCAGAGCTGAAAGACACTTGCCTCGCAAAAGCTAATCAGATTACTGTCTtgggtgaaaaaaacgaagctATTAAGCAGGAAATGTGTGAAATCAAACGGAAAGccgaagatgaaaaaaagataatggataaattgaataacgaACTGAAAATATTGTCTCAAGAAAAACACGAACTATCTACGAAGATAAATAATCTAACGTCTGAACTAGACATCGCTATGAATGATGCGAAGTATCAAAAGAGACAATTCGATGGACAG ATCAAAACCTTGGAATCTGAAATAACAAGGCTGAATGCTGTTATTGTAAGGGGGCACCAGGAGCTAGAGGCATTGCATGAAGAGTTCACAGGGTATAAGTTACGGGCACAAAGTGTACTCAGAACAAAGCAAAGTCAGGGTAAGGATGGCGGAAGAAGCATAGTAGAAGTTGAAGAGGAACTTGAACATGCTCGGACACACGCTGCCCTACTTCGTGATAAACTAGATTCCTATAC ATTACAGATCGAGAATCTCCGAAGAGAAATTGCTGTTGTGGAAGAGGAACGAAATCATGCAATACAAAATGAACAAGAATGcaatcaaaaaatatcaatgcTGCGTCAAGAACTTTCATCGGTAACAGAACAGTTGCGTTCCAGTGCTAATAAAATTCAGGAAATGGAACGCCAGCACAAAGAGGAAATAGACTCAATACAAACTACGCACAAG caTGAAACATTTGAGTTGGAAGAGAAGTACCGTCAAGAGTTTCAGAATATGCAGAtggaaaaacagaaaataatccTTGAGGGATTAAACGACactaaaattaataaaaattattccgatAAATCTGTAGAACATTATTCGGAGCTCGAGCATGATCCTAGATCGTCAGGAATAGCACTTCTggaaagagaagaaggagaG GGATCTGAAAGTGTAGATTCATCCTCCTCACTAGTAGTCAACACAGAAAAGCATCGCAAGCACCCTCTGATGTCACTCGATGAGTTACTCAATTCCCCAGACGATTATCACACGACTGTAATGCCACCGATGTCTCTAACCGTAGACCGCCAGACTTACGAAGTGTGTGAACGACGTGTTAAGCATTTAACAGTACTGCTAGCTGATGCAGAGAGAGATATTGCTAAGCTGACACAGCTTAACCAGCTTCTCAAAGAAGATATTCGGACACAACAGCGTAGcatagagagagaaaaacatgGAAACAACTTTGAATAcctgaaaaatatcgttttcaAG TTTATCACACTGAAGAATGGAGATGAGCGCAGTCATCTTATACCTGTACTTAATACTATACTTAAACTAAGCCCTGAGGAAACTCAAAAGCTCAATGCTGTTGCAGGAG TATCTGGACGAAACTGGATTCCAGGGATTCCAATACCAGGCTGGAATCACTACTAG
- the LOC124303829 gene encoding GRIP and coiled-coil domain-containing protein 2-like isoform X2 → MDNSSLKETLYEKKDTITRLTTEVDRFTKEQSRLETLVKQCQDTIKELKDERKAEIMIREQKDKEYEEMKISLNLEKEAHKTTKAKLEATKQECNTKSVLSLELHNYEKSVEDLKTKLEDESSKRNNVQKTVDKHLETISNLERQISELKDTCLAKANQITVLGEKNEAIKQEMCEIKRKAEDEKKIMDKLNNELKILSQEKHELSTKINNLTSELDIAMNDAKYQKRQFDGQIKTLESEITRLNAVIVRGHQELEALHEEFTGYKLRAQSVLRTKQSQGKDGGRSIVEVEEELEHARTHAALLRDKLDSYTLQIENLRREIAVVEEERNHAIQNEQECNQKISMLRQELSSVTEQLRSSANKIQEMERQHKEEIDSIQTTHKHETFELEEKYRQEFQNMQMEKQKIILEGLNDTKINKNYSDKSVEHYSELEHDPRSSGIALLEREEGEGSESVDSSSSLVVNTEKHRKHPLMSLDELLNSPDDYHTTVMPPMSLTVDRQTYEVCERRVKHLTVLLADAERDIAKLTQLNQLLKEDIRTQQRSIEREKHGNNFEYLKNIVFKFITLKNGDERSHLIPVLNTILKLSPEETQKLNAVAGVSGRNWIPGIPIPGWNHY, encoded by the exons ATGGATAACTCGTCCTTGAAAGAGActttatatgaaaaaaaagacacaaTCACTCGTTTGACTACTGAAGTTGATCGTTTCACCAAGGAGCAGTCTAGACTCGAAACTCTTGTCAAACAATGTCAAGATACAATAAAAGAGTTGAAGGACGAGAGAAAAGCGGAAATAATGATCAGAGAACAGAAAGATAAAGAAtatgaagaaatgaaaattagccTCAACTTGGAGAAAGAAGCTCACAAAACAACTAAGGCTAAACTTGAGGCTACAAAGCAAGAATGTAATACCAAAAGTGTCCTTTCCTTAGAACTGCACAATTATGAG AAAAGTGTCGAAGACTTGAAAACAAAGCTTGAAGATGAATCTTCTAAGCGAAACAACGTGCAAAAAACTGTGGACAAACATTTGgaaacaatttcaaacttgGAAAGGCAAATCTCAGAGCTGAAAGACACTTGCCTCGCAAAAGCTAATCAGATTACTGTCTtgggtgaaaaaaacgaagctATTAAGCAGGAAATGTGTGAAATCAAACGGAAAGccgaagatgaaaaaaagataatggataaattgaataacgaACTGAAAATATTGTCTCAAGAAAAACACGAACTATCTACGAAGATAAATAATCTAACGTCTGAACTAGACATCGCTATGAATGATGCGAAGTATCAAAAGAGACAATTCGATGGACAG ATCAAAACCTTGGAATCTGAAATAACAAGGCTGAATGCTGTTATTGTAAGGGGGCACCAGGAGCTAGAGGCATTGCATGAAGAGTTCACAGGGTATAAGTTACGGGCACAAAGTGTACTCAGAACAAAGCAAAGTCAGGGTAAGGATGGCGGAAGAAGCATAGTAGAAGTTGAAGAGGAACTTGAACATGCTCGGACACACGCTGCCCTACTTCGTGATAAACTAGATTCCTATAC ATTACAGATCGAGAATCTCCGAAGAGAAATTGCTGTTGTGGAAGAGGAACGAAATCATGCAATACAAAATGAACAAGAATGcaatcaaaaaatatcaatgcTGCGTCAAGAACTTTCATCGGTAACAGAACAGTTGCGTTCCAGTGCTAATAAAATTCAGGAAATGGAACGCCAGCACAAAGAGGAAATAGACTCAATACAAACTACGCACAAG caTGAAACATTTGAGTTGGAAGAGAAGTACCGTCAAGAGTTTCAGAATATGCAGAtggaaaaacagaaaataatccTTGAGGGATTAAACGACactaaaattaataaaaattattccgatAAATCTGTAGAACATTATTCGGAGCTCGAGCATGATCCTAGATCGTCAGGAATAGCACTTCTggaaagagaagaaggagaG GGATCTGAAAGTGTAGATTCATCCTCCTCACTAGTAGTCAACACAGAAAAGCATCGCAAGCACCCTCTGATGTCACTCGATGAGTTACTCAATTCCCCAGACGATTATCACACGACTGTAATGCCACCGATGTCTCTAACCGTAGACCGCCAGACTTACGAAGTGTGTGAACGACGTGTTAAGCATTTAACAGTACTGCTAGCTGATGCAGAGAGAGATATTGCTAAGCTGACACAGCTTAACCAGCTTCTCAAAGAAGATATTCGGACACAACAGCGTAGcatagagagagaaaaacatgGAAACAACTTTGAATAcctgaaaaatatcgttttcaAG TTTATCACACTGAAGAATGGAGATGAGCGCAGTCATCTTATACCTGTACTTAATACTATACTTAAACTAAGCCCTGAGGAAACTCAAAAGCTCAATGCTGTTGCAGGAG TATCTGGACGAAACTGGATTCCAGGGATTCCAATACCAGGCTGGAATCACTACTAG
- the LOC124303826 gene encoding biotin--protein ligase isoform X1 encodes MILTFFYMVATWVQAWRLSSLRTRLAAILQNSNSPTPTIVFYINSIGCVNQESSVAKSASSHSNGSTDSLSSELCNNRSLAKLGDLLWYQGDKQLCSVYPQQKVNVSDWLKFPLGKTVFPLCMHNYSKDAALRECRMHVLVEAKLDHYNPTASIKATKLEDYGTVVAWTSNTYIALILEMDLDYLTKLSTALMHGQQFINNGLYLTRVQSVVVDGKPCVYNSDKLESFHKNKLIGKAQWNAQVKKLRIFSSTARIVSQQGIPIEVEETPGVYISPGNETPTLHAPTILEITIPSDTVAIQSMSDAPFPSTPPPTPASASAVINGTVSRLSQELSGSLEFSPTSSLDAPTVLSISPSPSKSHDLALIDSVESNLTKSVVVIDSIPPECLDVVPSDCLTKTPSPKSLPLTSTANYSPSKKAVTGSGNYAKPPNILLYADSTIAIDNVKRVLEAILNRNKYTIYTLSSDEACSDVWMDQARLVVVCGNVGVDVASQLVEYMVRGGRLLALCSDTLHTLLPTFKTAEVREHELVRFSYGKWKHVRMMHHIFCYQASPAKSRFSQDHEDVKVSAPMTPASANVRDKAGKTHTFHVRVLGSEETWHTPSLLLANLPATGGKAVFSQIHLEVDPSQYEFEESKFSALKQSNSARLEIFSDLLSSHLGMDVCSEPRVLPAYSPGFFLGRHELKLEMLEKLKDRMLPNDIIKTGKLEIQFCGRSTQGISASASVLPVMIHQCPDNFSTVEYFENLSSEELGRLVIYADVMTSSMDVVANCQLHHGLAVIPCQQVSGQGRSKNVWLSPKGCGMFTLQLHIALNSVLGGRLSLIQHLVAAAIVSAIKSIPGYEDIDLRLKWPNDIYAGSTAKIGGLIVTSLIESETAICNIGVGVNLSNSEPTCCINDLITRHNDQYSTNLPKLTAERYFALVFSELERILNVVQTGNMNHFYEIYYEYWMHTDSEVVVVSPEGTSQEVKILGIDDYGFLQVCDKGGEIFTVHPDGNSFDILKGLIAPK; translated from the exons ATGATCTTAACATTTTTCTACATGGTGGCAACGTGGGTTCAAGCCTGGAGGCTATCATCATTGAGAACTCGCCTAGCTGCTATTCtccaaaattcaaattcacccACTCCAACCATAGTCTTTTACATCAATTCCATTGGTTGTGTAAATCAAG AATCCAGTGTAGCAAAAAGTGCATCCAGTCATAGCAACGGTAGCACCGACAGTCTCAGTTCAGAATTATGTAACAACAGAAGTCTTGCTAAACTAGGGGATCTCCTTTGGTATCAAGGAGATAAACAACTATGCTCCGTATACCCACAA CAAAAAGTAAATGTGTCAGACTGGCTAAAGTTCCCTCTTGGAAAGACAGTGTTTCCTCTGTGTATGCACAACTACAGTAAAGATGCTGCCCTCCGAGAATGTAGGATGCATGTGCTTGTAGAAGCTAAATTAGATCACTATAATCCCACCGCATCTATCAAGGCAACAAAG CTTGAGGATTATGGCACAGTCGTGGCCTGGACATCGAACACATACATAGCCCTTATACTTGAAATGGATTTAGATTATCTGACCAAATTGTCTACAGCATTGATGCACGGACAACAGTTCATCAATAATGGGCTTTACTTAACTCGAGTACAAT CTGTAGTTGTCGATGGGAAGCCATGTGTTTACAACAGTGATAAGCTTGAATCATTTCATAAGAACA AGTTGATAGGAAAAGCACAATGGAATGCTCAAGTGAAAAAACTACGAATATTTAGTAGTACTGCCAGGATAGTATCACAGCAAGGAATACCTATCGAGGTGGAAGAAACACCAGGAGTTTATATATCCCCTGGAAATGAGACTCCTACACTTCATGCTCCAACAATATTGGAAATTACAATACCTTCAGATACAGTAG CTATACAGAGTATGTCAGATGCTCCTTTTCCTTCAACACCGCCACCTACCCCGGCGTCCGCATCTGCAGTTATCAACGGGACAGTGTCAAGATTATCACAAGAATTGAGTGGGTCCTTAGAATTTAGTCCAACATCATCACTGGATGCACCGACAGTTTTGTCTATTAGTCCAAGCCCATCAAAATCCCACGACCTTGCTTTAATTGATTCTGTTGAATCAAATCTGACGAAATCTGTCGTAGTTATTGATTCAATTCCACCAGAATGTTTGGATGTAGTACCGAGTGATTGTCTTACTAAAACACCATCACCAAAGTCACTGCCGCTCACCAGTACAGCAAA CTATTCACCATCAAAGAAAGCAGTCACTGGATCAGGGAATTATGCCAAACCTCCGAACATACTTCTTTATGCAGACAGTACCATCGCGATCGATAATGTGAAGCGTGTGCTGGAAGCTATTCTGAACAGGAATAA gTACACGATATACACACTGTCTAGTGACGAAGCGTGCAGTGATGTCTGGATGGATCAAGCCAGATTAGTAGTTGTATGTGGAAATGTTGGAGTGGACGTTGCGTCTCAGCTGGTTGAGTACATGGTGCGAGGTGGGAGGCTGCTCGCTCTATGCTCTGACACGCTCCATACATTATTGCCAACATTCAAAACAGCTGAAGTACGCGAACATGAGCTGGTTCGCTTTTCGTATGGCAAATGGAAACATGTCCGTATGATGCATCATATTTTTTGCTATCAAGCTTCTCCTGCAAAATCCAGGTTCTCCCAAGATCATGAAGATGTCAA AGTATCGGCACCGATGACACCTGCTTCAGCAAATGTACGTGATAAAGCAGGCAAAACGCACACCTTCCATGTGAGAGTATTAGGGTCTGAAGAAACATGGCACACACCGAGTCTTCTACTGGCTAATCTTCCAGCTACTGGTGGCAAAGCTGTATTTTCTCAGATTCATCTGGAAGTGGATCCCTCACAGTatgaatttgaagagagcAAATTTTCAGCTCTAAAACAGAGTAATTCAGCAAGACTTGAAATATTCAGTGATCTGCTAAGCTCACATCTTGGAATGGATGTCTGTTCCGAACCCCGTGTACTTCCAGCTTACAGCCCTGGTTTTTTCTTGGGGCGACATGAG CTTAAGTTAGAAATGCTGGAGAAGTTAAAAGATAGGATGCTACCGAATGACATAATAAAAACTGGAAAATTGGAGATTCAGTTTTGTGGAAGAAGCACGCAGGGTATTTCCGCATCAGCATCGGTTTTACCAGTAATGATTCACCAGTGTCCGGATAATTTTTCTACTGTTGAATATTTTGag AATTTAAGTTCAGAAGAACTGGGTCGCTTAGTGATATATGCTGATGTAATGACATCGTCAATGGACGTTGTAGCAAATTGTCAACTACATCATGGACTGGCTGTAATTCCATGTCAGCAGGTCAGCGGACAAg GGCGGAGCAAGAATGTGTGGCTGAGTCCAAAGGGTTGCGGAATGTTTACGTTGCAGTTACATATTGCATTAAATTCTGTATTGGGTGGGCGGTTATCACTCATCCAGCATTTAGTTGCTGCTGCAATAGTCTCTGCAATAAAATCAATTCCAGGCTACGAG GATATAGATCTGAGATTGAAATGGCCAAATGATATCTATGCTGGTAGTACAGCCAAAATCGGAGGTTTAATAGTGACATCGTTGATAGAATCTGAAACAGCAATTTGCAATATCG GTGTTGGAGTCAATTTGTCCAATAGTGAGCCGACTTGCTGCATCAATGACTTGATCACTCGTCACAATGATCAGTATAGTACCAATTTACCAAAATTGACTGCTGAAAGGTACTTTGCTCTTGTCTTCAGCGAACTGGAGAGGATATTAAACGTTGTTCAAACTGGCAACATGAATCATTTCTATGAGATTTACTATGAATATTGGATGCATAC CGATTCTGAAGTCGTGGTAGTCTCACCAGAAGGAACATCACAAGAGGTGAAAATATTGGGAATTGATGATTACGGATTTTTGCAAGTTTGTGATAAGGgcggagaaatttttaccgtGCATCCGGATGGTAATAGTTTTGATATTCTCAAAGGACTGATTGCTCCGAAATGA